Proteins co-encoded in one Papaver somniferum cultivar HN1 chromosome 5, ASM357369v1, whole genome shotgun sequence genomic window:
- the LOC113279302 gene encoding uncharacterized protein LOC113279302, giving the protein MFLKAVNCQGEYKDKMFITNLLKETINAVGADNVVQVITDNALVCKSAGLLIETHFPHIFWTPCVVHTLNLALKNIFAAKNTEANAETFAECSWIRDIISDVVFVRKFIMTHSMRLAMFNDHNKLKLLTVADTRFASSVIILQRFVDIKEGLQSMVISPKWTYYRDDDVVKSQFVKETILNDQWWDKVDYIIAFTEPIYDMLRRTDTDRPCLHLVYDMWESMIEKVRKVIYRKEGLTEFQDSSFYYVVYEILTSRWGKSNTPLHCLAYSLNPRYYSQEWLSESSGRLAPHVDDDMSKQWRICFERYFEGEELRKRLAFRTLAQPSSSSCCERNWSTFGFINSLKRNKITPKRGEDLVYVHSNLFLLSRREPHYMTGETRMWDVAGDTFDTLGSGEILEIANLSLDEPELESVTFNNPAVPVDEYVNLDDN; this is encoded by the exons ATGTTTCTTAAGGCTGTAAACTGCCAAGGTGAATACAAGGACAAAATGTTCATAACTAATCTGCTAAAAGAGACGATCAATGCAGTTGGTGCAGATAACGTGGTTCAAGTCATAACTGACAATGCTCTGGTTTGTAAAAGTGCAGGCTTACTTATTGAGACACATTTTCCTCATATATTTTGGACTCCATGTGTGGTCCATACATTAAATCTTGCTCTGAAGAATATATTTGCTGCGAAGAACACCGAAGCCAATGCTGAAACATTTGCTGAGTGTTCTTGGATAAGAGATATTATTTCAGATGTTGTGTTCGTAAGAAAGTTCATTATGACTCACTCCATGAGGTTGGCAATGTTTAATGATCATAATAAGTTGAAGTTGCTTACGGTAGCTGACACACGCTTTGCTTCGAGTGTAATAATTCTCCAAAGATTTGTTGATATAAAAGAAGGTTTACAAAGCATGGTGATCAGTCCGAAGTGGACTTATTATAGAGATGATGATGTTGTAAAATCTCAATTTGTGAAGGAGACAATATTGAATGACCAATGGTGGGACAAAGTAGATTATATCATTGCATTCACCGAGCCAATTTATGACATGTTACGACGAACTGATACTGATCGTCCATGCCTTCATTTGGTGTATGATATGTGGGAGTCTATGATAGAAAAGGTAAGAAAGGTTATATACCGCAAAGAAGGCCTAACTGAATTTCAAGATTCTTCATTTTATTATGTCGTGTATGAGATATTGACAAGTCGATGGGGTAAATCCAACACACCTCTACATTGTTTAGCTTACTCTTTAAATCCAAG GTATTATAGCCAGGAATGGCTTAGTGAGTCGTCTGGTCGTCTAGCTCCGCATGTAGATGATGATATGTCAAAGCAATGGCGTATATGCTTTGAGAGGTATTTTGAAGGGGAAGAACTAAGAAAA AGGTTAGCTTTCAGAACTCTTGCCCAACCTAGCTCCTCATCTTGCTGTGAAAGAAACTGGAGTACCTTTGGCTTCATTAATTCTTTGAAAAGAAATAAGATCACACCGAAAAGAGGAGAAGATCTAGTGTATGTGCATTCTAATCTTTTCCTTCTGTCCCGAAGAGAACCACATTATATGACAGGTGAGACAAGAATGTGGGATGTTGCAGGTGATACATTTGATACTTTGGGAAGCGGTGAAATACTTGAGATTGCAAATCTTTCGCTTGATGAACCAGAACTAGAGAGTGTGACATTCAATAATCCAGCTGTACCTGTTGATGAATATGTGAACTTAGATGAcaattaa